From Cellulomonas oligotrophica, a single genomic window includes:
- a CDS encoding NCS2 family permease: MATTSDEEKRTAPRNAVDRFFKISERGSTVGTEIRGGLVTFFTMSYIVVLNPLILGFAPDGTGAFLGGGPGDGSNLPAIAAATALVAGVLSILMGVVANFPIALAAGLGLNAVVAYTIAALPGMTWADAMGVVVLEGLIILVLVLTGFRTAVFRAVPLELKTAISVGIGLFIALIGFVNAGFVRTGAGTPLELGVGGSLAGWPIAVFVVGLLVAIVLQVRQVRGGLLIAVVGTTVLAVVVQALTGVGAGGEDNPTGWHQNVPAVPDQLVQLPDLSLLGQFSLLGSFAKIGALSVLLLVFSLLLADFFDTMGTMVAVGGEAKLLDAEGSPPGAQRILVVDSLGAIAGGAGSVSSNTAYIESASGVGDGARTGLASVVTGVAFLLATFLSPLVAMVPSEAAAPVLVVVGFLMVVQVAGIDWRSYEVGVPVFLTMVLMPFTYSITAGIGAGFIAYVVIKVAVRKARTVHPLMWVAAAAFVVYFTLGPIREALGA; this comes from the coding sequence ATGGCGACCACTTCGGACGAGGAGAAGCGCACGGCGCCCCGCAACGCCGTCGACCGGTTCTTCAAGATCAGCGAGCGCGGCTCGACCGTCGGCACCGAGATCCGTGGCGGTCTCGTCACGTTCTTCACGATGAGCTACATCGTCGTGCTCAACCCGCTCATCCTCGGGTTCGCGCCCGACGGTACCGGGGCGTTCCTCGGCGGCGGCCCCGGCGACGGCTCGAACCTGCCGGCGATCGCGGCCGCGACGGCGCTGGTGGCGGGAGTGCTGTCGATCCTCATGGGGGTCGTCGCGAACTTCCCGATCGCCCTGGCCGCGGGCCTGGGCCTGAACGCGGTCGTGGCGTACACGATCGCGGCGCTGCCGGGCATGACGTGGGCCGACGCGATGGGCGTCGTCGTCCTCGAGGGCCTGATCATCCTGGTGCTGGTGCTCACGGGGTTCCGGACGGCGGTGTTCCGCGCGGTCCCGCTGGAGCTGAAGACCGCCATCAGCGTCGGCATCGGCCTGTTCATCGCGCTGATCGGTTTCGTCAACGCGGGCTTCGTCCGGACCGGGGCCGGCACGCCCCTCGAGCTCGGCGTGGGCGGGTCGCTGGCCGGCTGGCCGATCGCCGTGTTCGTCGTCGGCCTGCTGGTCGCGATCGTGCTGCAGGTCCGTCAGGTGCGCGGCGGGCTGCTCATCGCGGTGGTCGGCACGACCGTCCTCGCGGTGGTCGTCCAGGCCCTCACCGGCGTGGGCGCCGGCGGCGAGGACAACCCGACGGGGTGGCACCAGAACGTGCCGGCGGTGCCCGACCAGCTCGTGCAGCTGCCGGACCTGTCGCTGCTCGGCCAGTTCTCGCTGCTCGGCTCGTTCGCCAAGATCGGCGCGCTGTCGGTGCTGCTGCTGGTGTTCTCGCTGCTGCTCGCGGACTTCTTCGACACGATGGGGACGATGGTCGCGGTCGGCGGCGAGGCCAAGCTCCTCGACGCCGAGGGCAGCCCGCCCGGGGCGCAGCGCATCCTCGTCGTGGACTCGCTCGGCGCGATCGCGGGCGGGGCGGGCTCGGTGTCGTCGAACACGGCGTACATCGAGTCGGCGTCCGGCGTCGGCGACGGGGCGCGCACGGGCCTGGCGTCGGTCGTCACGGGCGTGGCGTTCCTGCTGGCCACGTTCCTGTCCCCGCTGGTCGCGATGGTCCCGTCCGAGGCCGCGGCGCCCGTCCTGGTCGTCGTGGGCTTCCTCATGGTCGTGCAGGTCGCGGGCATCGACTGGCGCTCGTACGAGGTCGGCGTGCCGGTGTTCCTCACCATGGTGCTGATGCCGTTCACGTACTCGATCACCGCGGGGATCGGCGCGGGCTTCATCGCCTACGTCGTCATCAAGGTGGCCGTGCGCAAGGCGCGCACCGTGCACCCGCTCATGTGGGTCGCGGCGGCGGCGTTCGTCGTCTACTTCACGCTCGGCCCGATCCGCGAGGCGCTCGGCGCCTGA
- a CDS encoding MarR family winged helix-turn-helix transcriptional regulator, which produces MPTTALTLAAELRVSLGRATRRLKAERGDAGLSDPQFNVLAILHRDGPMSPGQLADAERIQPPAMTRTVSCLADRGLVRKDEHPTDGRQVVVSLTAEGEAEVHETRRRRDAWLAARLDELDDAERRTLRDAAELLRRIATA; this is translated from the coding sequence GTGCCGACCACCGCCCTCACCCTCGCCGCCGAGCTGCGCGTCTCCCTGGGCCGGGCCACCCGCCGCCTCAAGGCCGAGCGCGGCGACGCGGGCCTGTCCGACCCCCAGTTCAACGTCCTCGCGATCCTGCACCGCGACGGACCCATGTCGCCCGGCCAGCTCGCCGACGCCGAGCGCATCCAGCCCCCCGCCATGACGCGCACCGTCAGCTGCCTCGCCGACCGCGGCCTCGTCCGCAAGGACGAGCACCCCACCGACGGCCGGCAGGTCGTCGTCAGCCTCACCGCCGAGGGCGAGGCCGAGGTCCACGAGACCCGCCGCCGCCGCGACGCCTGGCTCGCGGCCCGCCTCGACGAGCTCGACGACGCCGAGCGCCGCACGCTGCGGGACGCCGCCGAGCTCCTCAGGAGGATCGCCACCGCGTGA
- a CDS encoding arsenate reductase/protein-tyrosine-phosphatase family protein: MDPHPRPVTVPARRPATVLLVCTGNVCRSPAAERVLAARLAGTGVRVVSAGTRAVVGAPASAPMAPLVEAAGGTLDGFVARQLTAELVDGADLVLTMTREHRSAVSVLSPAAVRRTATLREAAHLLRAAGRVPGGWVVDRVRAVPDTLASTRGRVPPLDADPAAWWRRGSAARRGAVHADDVVDPIGGSDALYRRSFGQILPALDALAAVLLARPVGDRPGGRARTGPAGPPG; this comes from the coding sequence ATGGACCCGCACCCCCGCCCCGTCACCGTGCCCGCACGGCGACCGGCGACGGTGCTGCTCGTGTGCACCGGCAACGTGTGCCGGTCCCCCGCGGCCGAGCGGGTGCTCGCCGCGCGCCTGGCGGGGACGGGCGTGCGGGTCGTGTCCGCCGGCACCCGCGCGGTCGTCGGCGCCCCCGCGAGCGCGCCGATGGCCCCGCTCGTCGAGGCCGCGGGCGGGACGCTCGACGGGTTCGTCGCCCGGCAGCTGACCGCCGAGCTGGTCGACGGCGCCGACCTCGTGCTCACCATGACGCGCGAGCACCGCTCCGCGGTGAGCGTGCTCTCGCCCGCCGCCGTGCGGCGCACCGCGACCCTGCGGGAGGCCGCACACCTGCTGCGTGCGGCAGGCCGGGTGCCCGGCGGGTGGGTGGTCGACCGGGTCCGTGCCGTGCCCGACACCCTCGCCTCGACCCGCGGGCGGGTCCCGCCGCTCGACGCCGACCCCGCGGCGTGGTGGCGCCGCGGCTCCGCCGCGCGGCGGGGCGCGGTGCACGCCGACGACGTCGTCGACCCCATCGGCGGCTCGGACGCGCTGTACCGGCGGTCGTTCGGGCAGATCCTGCCCGCCCTGGACGCGCTCGCGGCCGTGCTGCTGGCCCGGCCCGTGGGTGACCGTCCGGGCGGCAGGGCCCGCACGGGGCCGGCAGGGCCGCCCGGCTGA
- a CDS encoding DUF4012 domain-containing protein has product MSTRDDAAPTAASTGADDEPASGAPAGPRRTRHARRAGVVVAVLLVVLLALAGWVAWRGYQAATALQDARDQLADVDLDPADAGAATTDLSADLVAVRESTARARSATDDPVWALAEHVPWVGAQLEAVRVVSVAVDDLATDALPALDAVGTLLDGALRTPDGQVDVDALQVAADEVGAAAATTSRARAQVDGLDPDGLVGALAGPVGDVQATLAEADERLAPAAGALALLPPMLGADEPRTYLVLALNTAELRTAGGIVGSVTAVRADAGALEVVAQRSTADLPPLDEPVLPLAEQELAVHTDALGRWVQNATATPEFPRTAELVAARWARDVGGAVDGVVATDPVAVGALVGALGGVDDPDGGELSGDGLVGALLREAYLAHPDGADADAYFATVAASVLDAVTSGRGDAPALLDAVRGTVDERRVRVWSARPAEQEVLAGTVVGGTFLDPGHDDVVGLFLNDATQGKVGAYLATDVTFTDARCTGEQPAVTVVLDLAYDPPADVASFPLVVTGTADGVPVGSLATTVSVWSASGDPVPTLRRDGTVVGGDRDDVDGRTVQRISSVLVPGQDQRITVEVPLHDGAATVRTTPTLTSPGEHAFACGTG; this is encoded by the coding sequence GTGAGCACACGCGACGACGCCGCGCCCACGGCCGCGAGCACCGGCGCGGACGACGAGCCGGCGTCGGGCGCCCCGGCCGGGCCGCGGCGCACCCGCCACGCCCGCCGCGCCGGCGTGGTCGTCGCGGTCCTGCTGGTCGTGCTCCTCGCGCTCGCCGGCTGGGTGGCCTGGCGCGGCTACCAGGCCGCCACCGCGCTGCAGGACGCCCGCGACCAGCTGGCCGACGTCGACCTCGACCCGGCGGACGCGGGCGCCGCCACCACCGACCTGTCCGCCGACCTCGTCGCGGTCCGCGAGAGCACGGCGCGCGCCCGGTCGGCGACCGACGACCCGGTGTGGGCGCTCGCGGAGCACGTGCCGTGGGTCGGCGCCCAGCTCGAGGCGGTCCGCGTCGTCTCCGTGGCCGTCGACGACCTCGCCACCGACGCGCTGCCCGCCCTCGACGCGGTGGGCACCCTGCTCGACGGTGCGCTGCGCACCCCGGACGGGCAGGTCGACGTCGACGCGCTGCAGGTCGCGGCCGACGAGGTCGGCGCCGCCGCGGCGACGACCTCACGGGCCCGCGCACAGGTCGACGGGCTCGACCCGGACGGGCTCGTCGGGGCGCTGGCCGGCCCGGTCGGCGACGTCCAGGCGACGCTGGCCGAGGCCGACGAGCGGCTGGCGCCGGCGGCCGGCGCCCTCGCGCTGCTGCCGCCGATGCTCGGCGCCGACGAGCCGCGCACCTACCTCGTCCTCGCCCTGAACACCGCCGAGCTGCGCACGGCCGGCGGCATCGTCGGGTCGGTCACCGCGGTGCGGGCCGACGCCGGGGCGCTCGAGGTGGTGGCGCAGCGGTCCACCGCGGACCTGCCCCCGCTCGACGAGCCGGTGCTCCCGCTCGCGGAGCAGGAGCTGGCCGTGCACACCGACGCGCTCGGCCGCTGGGTCCAGAACGCGACCGCGACCCCCGAGTTCCCCCGCACCGCCGAGCTGGTCGCCGCCCGCTGGGCGCGGGACGTGGGCGGCGCGGTCGACGGGGTCGTGGCCACCGACCCGGTGGCCGTGGGCGCCCTCGTCGGCGCCCTCGGCGGCGTCGACGACCCCGACGGGGGAGAGCTGTCCGGCGACGGCCTCGTCGGCGCGCTGCTGCGCGAGGCGTACCTGGCGCACCCCGACGGCGCCGACGCGGACGCGTACTTCGCCACCGTCGCCGCGTCCGTCCTGGACGCCGTCACCAGCGGGCGGGGCGACGCGCCGGCGCTGCTGGACGCGGTGCGGGGCACGGTCGACGAGCGGCGCGTACGCGTGTGGTCGGCGCGCCCGGCCGAGCAGGAGGTGCTCGCGGGCACCGTCGTCGGCGGCACGTTCCTCGACCCGGGGCACGACGACGTGGTGGGCCTGTTCCTCAACGACGCGACGCAGGGCAAGGTCGGTGCGTACCTCGCCACCGACGTGACCTTCACCGACGCCCGGTGCACGGGCGAGCAGCCGGCCGTCACCGTGGTGCTGGACCTCGCGTACGACCCGCCGGCCGACGTGGCGTCGTTCCCGCTGGTCGTGACCGGGACGGCCGACGGCGTGCCGGTCGGGTCGCTCGCGACCACCGTCTCGGTGTGGTCCGCGTCCGGGGACCCCGTGCCGACCCTGCGGCGCGACGGGACGGTCGTCGGCGGGGACCGCGACGACGTGGACGGCCGCACGGTGCAGCGGATCTCGTCGGTGCTCGTGCCCGGCCAGGACCAGCGGATCACCGTCGAGGTGCCGCTGCACGACGGCGCGGCCACCGTCCGCACGACCCCGACGCTCACGTCCCCCGGCGAGCACGCGTTCGCCTGCGGGACCGGGTGA
- a CDS encoding UDP-glucose dehydrogenase family protein has protein sequence MRLSVIGCGYLGAVHAASMAHLGHEVVGVDVDARKVEQLASGTAPFYEPGLPELLTDVQGTGRLTFSTEMSAAAGARVHFLCVGTPQKHGEFRADLSYVDAAFTALLPFVQPGDLVVGKSTVPVGTAEDLAARLEGTGATLVWNPEFLREGFAVQDTLHPDRLVYGLPTDGDGEPTAEGVRAREVLDEVYATPLADDTPLVVTDYATAQLVKVAANSFLATKISFINAMAELCEATGADVTRLADAIGYDARIGRRFLNAGLGFGGGCLPKDIRAFMARAGELGVDQALSFLKEVDSINMRRRVRVVDLVREVCNGSIVGKRVAVLGAAFKPESDDIRDSPALSVAAQMQLQGAHVTVTDPQAVANARAKWPDLRYAATVEDAVAGADVVVLATEWEQYRALDPQTVGALVAQKAVVDGRNVLDPASWRAAGWTYRALGRP, from the coding sequence GTGCGGCTCTCCGTCATCGGCTGCGGCTACCTCGGAGCCGTCCACGCCGCGAGCATGGCCCACCTCGGGCACGAGGTCGTGGGCGTCGACGTCGACGCCCGCAAGGTCGAGCAGCTCGCGTCGGGGACGGCACCGTTCTACGAGCCGGGGCTGCCCGAGCTGCTCACGGACGTCCAGGGCACGGGCCGGCTGACCTTCAGCACGGAGATGTCCGCGGCCGCCGGCGCCCGCGTGCACTTCCTGTGCGTGGGCACCCCGCAGAAGCACGGCGAGTTCCGGGCCGACCTGTCGTACGTCGACGCCGCGTTCACGGCGCTGCTGCCGTTCGTGCAGCCGGGCGACCTGGTCGTGGGCAAGTCGACCGTGCCGGTCGGCACGGCCGAGGACCTCGCGGCCCGCCTCGAGGGCACCGGCGCGACGCTGGTGTGGAACCCCGAGTTCCTGCGCGAGGGCTTCGCCGTGCAGGACACGCTGCACCCCGACCGCCTCGTCTACGGGCTGCCGACGGACGGCGACGGCGAGCCGACCGCCGAGGGCGTGCGGGCGCGCGAGGTGCTCGACGAGGTGTACGCGACGCCGCTCGCCGACGACACCCCGCTGGTCGTCACGGACTACGCGACGGCCCAGCTGGTGAAGGTCGCGGCCAACTCGTTCCTGGCGACGAAGATCTCGTTCATCAACGCCATGGCCGAGCTGTGCGAGGCCACGGGGGCCGACGTCACGCGCCTCGCCGACGCGATCGGCTACGACGCGCGCATCGGGCGGCGCTTCCTCAACGCAGGCCTGGGCTTCGGCGGCGGCTGCCTGCCCAAGGACATCCGCGCGTTCATGGCGCGGGCCGGCGAGCTCGGCGTCGACCAGGCCCTGTCGTTCCTCAAGGAGGTCGACTCGATCAACATGCGCCGCCGCGTGCGCGTGGTCGACCTGGTGCGCGAGGTCTGCAACGGCTCGATCGTCGGCAAGCGCGTCGCGGTGCTCGGTGCCGCGTTCAAGCCGGAGTCGGACGACATCCGCGACTCGCCGGCGCTGTCGGTGGCCGCGCAGATGCAGCTGCAGGGCGCGCACGTCACGGTGACGGACCCGCAGGCCGTCGCGAACGCCCGCGCCAAGTGGCCCGACCTCCGCTACGCCGCGACCGTCGAGGACGCGGTCGCCGGTGCGGACGTCGTGGTGCTGGCCACGGAGTGGGAGCAGTACCGCGCGCTGGACCCGCAGACGGTGGGCGCCCTCGTGGCGCAGAAGGCCGTGGTCGACGGCCGCAACGTGCTCGACCCGGCGTCGTGGCGCGCGGCGGGCTGGACGTACCGCGCGCTCGGTCGCCCCTGA
- a CDS encoding MFS transporter, giving the protein MSATFSSLTFRNYRLWFAGALVANIGTWMQRVGQDWLVLTELTDDSGVAVGITTALQFGPTLVLSAWAGLLADRFDRRRLLVATQVTQGLLAAGLGVLVLSGHAQLWQVYAFAGLLGCVSAIDQPVRQTFVAELVPAGRLSNAVGLNSASFNAARLVGPGLAGLLIAAVGTGWVFVINAVSFAATIVSITAMRRAELYPMPSAPRAKGQIREGIAYVRSRTDIVVIMVVVGVVSTFGLNFQLTSALMARTEFGRGAQEYGVLGSVLAIGSLTGALLAARRDRPRVRLVIGAAFAFGVATGVLALMPTYLTFAIACIPVGLASLTMMTAASSAIQMSTDPAMRGRVMSLYMVVFLGATPVGSPVVGWIGETFGARWAIGVGSISALVVSLGAAWWARTHWNVRVRYHVAGRPHVEVVHLADAAHRPDGPDPTRPGDERARTAPARVGAQDAADAQSAA; this is encoded by the coding sequence GTGAGTGCCACCTTCTCCTCGCTGACCTTCCGCAACTACCGGCTCTGGTTCGCCGGCGCGCTCGTCGCCAACATCGGCACCTGGATGCAGCGCGTCGGTCAGGACTGGCTCGTCCTGACCGAGCTGACCGACGACTCCGGTGTCGCCGTCGGCATCACCACCGCGCTCCAGTTCGGCCCCACCCTCGTCCTGTCCGCCTGGGCCGGCCTGCTCGCCGACCGGTTCGACCGGCGCCGGCTGCTCGTCGCCACCCAGGTCACGCAGGGCCTGCTCGCCGCGGGCCTCGGCGTGCTCGTGCTGTCCGGCCACGCCCAGCTCTGGCAGGTCTACGCCTTCGCCGGGCTGCTCGGCTGCGTGTCCGCCATCGACCAGCCCGTGCGCCAGACCTTCGTCGCCGAGCTCGTGCCGGCGGGGCGGCTGTCCAACGCCGTCGGGCTCAACAGCGCGTCGTTCAACGCCGCGCGCCTCGTCGGCCCCGGGCTCGCCGGGCTCCTCATCGCCGCCGTCGGCACCGGCTGGGTGTTCGTCATCAACGCCGTCTCGTTCGCCGCGACGATCGTGTCGATCACCGCCATGCGCCGCGCGGAGCTCTACCCGATGCCGTCCGCGCCGCGCGCCAAGGGGCAGATCCGCGAGGGCATCGCCTACGTGCGCAGCCGCACCGACATCGTCGTCATCATGGTCGTCGTCGGCGTGGTCTCCACGTTCGGCCTGAACTTCCAGCTCACCAGCGCCCTCATGGCCCGCACCGAGTTCGGCCGGGGCGCCCAGGAGTACGGCGTGCTCGGGTCCGTGCTGGCCATCGGCTCGCTCACCGGTGCGCTGCTCGCCGCGCGCCGCGACCGGCCCCGCGTGCGGCTGGTCATCGGCGCGGCCTTCGCCTTCGGTGTCGCCACGGGCGTGCTCGCGCTCATGCCCACCTACCTGACGTTCGCGATCGCGTGCATCCCCGTCGGCCTCGCCTCGCTCACGATGATGACCGCCGCCAGCTCCGCGATCCAGATGAGCACCGACCCGGCCATGCGCGGGCGCGTCATGTCCCTCTACATGGTCGTCTTCCTCGGGGCCACACCCGTGGGCTCGCCCGTCGTCGGCTGGATCGGGGAGACGTTCGGCGCCCGCTGGGCGATCGGCGTCGGCTCGATCAGCGCCCTCGTCGTCTCGCTCGGCGCCGCGTGGTGGGCCCGGACCCACTGGAACGTGCGCGTGCGCTACCACGTGGCCGGCCGCCCCCACGTGGAGGTCGTGCACCTGGCCGACGCCGCCCACCGCCCCGACGGCCCCGACCCCACCCGCCCCGGCGACGAGCGCGCCCGCACCGCACCCGCCCGGGTCGGCGCCCAGGACGCCGCCGACGCGCAGTCCGCGGCCTGA
- a CDS encoding CAP domain-containing protein, with the protein MSSTTPSRRDLRRQERKRPGVGMRVARVLAPVVVLAGTAAFVVGAAPGAQAPTGEVAAGADLVTRTLEMASRNASRTPSATTTAGGGPSTSPTATPAASPEPEPAPEPTPEPAPEPAAEPEPAPEPAPAPEPAPEPAPEEAVLAASTSAEASLADQIVEATNAERTAAGLPAFTVSSCATGQAVSRTAVLVAEGRFEHDPLDPILAECGSGTVGENLSLGYPDAASTVEGWMNSQGHRENILRTSFKQIGVGCTEGPDGMLCAQVFLG; encoded by the coding sequence ATGTCGTCCACCACGCCGAGCCGTCGCGACCTCCGCCGCCAGGAGCGCAAGCGCCCGGGGGTGGGCATGCGCGTGGCCCGCGTCCTCGCACCGGTCGTCGTGCTCGCGGGCACCGCCGCCTTCGTCGTCGGGGCCGCGCCGGGCGCGCAGGCCCCGACGGGGGAGGTCGCGGCCGGCGCCGACCTGGTCACCCGCACGCTCGAGATGGCCAGCCGGAACGCGTCCCGCACCCCGTCCGCGACGACGACGGCGGGCGGCGGGCCGAGCACCAGCCCCACCGCGACCCCGGCCGCCTCGCCCGAGCCCGAGCCGGCACCCGAGCCCACGCCGGAGCCGGCGCCCGAGCCCGCCGCCGAGCCCGAGCCCGCGCCGGAGCCGGCCCCCGCGCCGGAGCCCGCGCCGGAGCCGGCCCCCGAGGAGGCCGTGCTCGCCGCGTCCACCAGCGCCGAGGCGTCCCTCGCCGACCAGATCGTCGAGGCGACCAACGCCGAGCGCACCGCCGCGGGTCTGCCCGCGTTCACCGTCTCGTCCTGCGCCACCGGTCAGGCCGTGTCCCGCACGGCCGTCCTGGTCGCCGAGGGCCGGTTCGAGCACGACCCGCTCGACCCGATCCTCGCGGAGTGCGGGTCGGGGACCGTCGGCGAGAACCTCTCGCTCGGCTACCCCGACGCCGCGTCGACGGTCGAGGGCTGGATGAACTCGCAGGGCCACCGCGAGAACATCCTGCGGACCTCGTTCAAGCAGATCGGCGTCGGCTGCACCGAGGGTCCGGACGGCATGCTCTGCGCCCAGGTCTTCCTGGGCTGA
- a CDS encoding DUF2530 domain-containing protein: MRSIFDTLLHPRRTPPPPLEVDLAHVMGVGTALWVLGLVASAVGWLVGRDTSLAVAICAAGAVIGVGATTWALRHDVRVPPTD; the protein is encoded by the coding sequence GTGCGTTCGATCTTCGACACCCTGCTGCACCCGCGGCGTACCCCGCCGCCGCCGCTCGAGGTCGACCTGGCGCACGTCATGGGCGTCGGCACCGCGCTGTGGGTCCTCGGCCTCGTGGCGTCGGCCGTCGGCTGGCTCGTCGGCCGTGACACGAGCCTCGCCGTGGCGATCTGCGCGGCCGGTGCGGTCATCGGCGTCGGGGCCACCACGTGGGCGCTGCGCCACGACGTGCGGGTGCCGCCGACCGACTGA
- a CDS encoding VanZ family protein — MAERPVRRAPVRAVRVLLVIYLAAVAAVTLGPAPADAGTLSRVERLVAWLTAHGLPVTYLGVEAVANVVMFVPFGVLVSLALPARARGGDRVVVPLALVTSAAIETVQRWLPTRVPTVQDVVLNTVGAALGLLALRVVLAVRRRRAGDGAGVAARATGDDPRRQAPSASRIGPSVK, encoded by the coding sequence GTGGCTGAGCGCCCGGTCCGGCGCGCCCCCGTGCGTGCCGTGCGCGTGCTGCTCGTCATCTACCTGGCGGCCGTCGCGGCCGTCACGCTGGGGCCGGCGCCCGCCGACGCCGGCACGCTCTCACGCGTCGAGCGGCTCGTGGCGTGGCTCACCGCCCACGGCCTGCCGGTCACGTACCTGGGGGTCGAGGCGGTCGCGAACGTCGTGATGTTCGTGCCCTTCGGCGTGCTCGTCAGCCTGGCCCTGCCGGCCCGGGCCCGTGGGGGCGACCGGGTCGTGGTGCCGCTGGCCCTCGTCACGTCGGCGGCCATCGAGACCGTCCAGCGCTGGCTGCCGACCCGGGTCCCCACGGTCCAGGACGTCGTGCTCAACACCGTGGGCGCCGCGCTGGGCCTGCTGGCGCTGCGGGTGGTGCTCGCCGTGCGCCGGCGACGTGCCGGCGACGGTGCGGGGGTCGCCGCCCGGGCGACGGGCGACGACCCCCGGCGTCAGGCGCCGAGCGCCTCGCGGATCGGGCCGAGCGTGAAGTAG
- a CDS encoding EAL domain-containing protein, with translation MTNDEHRRGGPSVDLLQVERRRSSTTDPVTGRPNLPGITPSCVAGMGEDQVLTVVAAATGPRTLDALPGRGDGLDDAERLLADQLDLWGAGLPGSVVSPVDGTAVYLARTTHAEARTLRAHLPLLVEQLDRGAGRSPLLAEAQGAAAESPAVVTRALSRLALPQGRLPQPHTEATTVARTPLFDAWTGTRVASQVRHHPSTVGPRDAPRVEQLLSITRPVPFLDTARAVMAATARLTDPLRGHGPLLWDATCVLAAAGPQRAPLAELLVEHCPAHVWVGVAASLLDGPPDVLEALTLLRARGSTIVLTGYGSGRETPEALDELPVDAVVVDPWLERGATSTSGDRAAHWAVLEHARRHGVTALSHTRATAALMQQAPVDAEDVPWSVGGVDVAALALVSDARTAGLSLRETTVLVNGAGRRTPAGRRWSRYDVARVWASFA, from the coding sequence GTGACGAACGACGAGCACCGGCGCGGCGGGCCGAGCGTGGACCTCCTGCAGGTCGAACGACGCCGCAGCAGCACGACCGACCCGGTGACGGGGCGCCCCAACCTGCCCGGGATCACCCCGTCCTGCGTCGCCGGCATGGGCGAGGACCAGGTGCTCACCGTGGTCGCGGCCGCCACCGGCCCCCGCACCCTCGACGCCCTGCCCGGCCGCGGCGACGGCCTCGACGACGCCGAGCGGCTGCTCGCCGACCAGCTCGACCTGTGGGGCGCGGGGCTGCCGGGCTCCGTGGTCAGCCCCGTGGACGGCACCGCCGTGTACCTGGCGCGCACGACCCACGCCGAGGCGCGCACCCTGCGCGCGCACCTGCCGCTGCTCGTCGAGCAGCTCGACCGCGGCGCGGGCCGCTCGCCGCTGCTCGCCGAGGCCCAGGGTGCCGCCGCCGAGTCCCCCGCGGTCGTCACCCGGGCCCTGTCCCGCCTCGCGCTGCCGCAGGGCCGGCTGCCGCAGCCGCACACCGAGGCGACCACGGTCGCCCGGACCCCGCTGTTCGACGCGTGGACCGGCACCCGGGTGGCGTCCCAGGTGCGTCACCACCCCAGCACGGTCGGCCCCCGGGACGCGCCCCGCGTGGAGCAGCTGCTGTCGATCACCCGGCCCGTGCCGTTCCTGGACACCGCGCGCGCCGTCATGGCGGCCACCGCCCGGCTCACCGACCCCCTGCGCGGGCACGGCCCGCTGCTGTGGGACGCGACGTGCGTGCTCGCGGCGGCAGGGCCCCAGCGCGCCCCGCTCGCCGAGCTGCTGGTCGAGCACTGCCCCGCGCACGTGTGGGTCGGCGTCGCGGCGTCGCTGCTCGACGGGCCGCCCGACGTGCTCGAGGCCCTCACGCTGCTGCGCGCCCGCGGGTCGACGATCGTTCTCACCGGGTACGGGTCGGGCCGCGAGACCCCCGAGGCGCTCGACGAGCTGCCCGTGGACGCGGTCGTCGTCGACCCGTGGCTCGAGCGCGGGGCGACGTCCACGTCCGGGGACCGCGCCGCGCACTGGGCGGTCCTGGAGCACGCGCGCCGGCACGGGGTCACCGCGCTGAGCCACACCCGCGCCACCGCTGCCCTCATGCAGCAGGCCCCGGTCGACGCCGAGGACGTGCCGTGGTCGGTCGGCGGCGTGGACGTCGCGGCGCTCGCCCTCGTGTCCGACGCGCGCACCGCCGGCCTGTCGCTGCGCGAGACGACCGTGCTCGTCAACGGCGCCGGGCGCCGCACCCCCGCGGGCCGGCGCTGGTCGCGGTACGACGTCGCCCGCGTGTGGGCCTCGTTCGCGTGA